In a genomic window of Streptomyces katrae:
- a CDS encoding TetR/AcrR family transcriptional regulator, translated as MKGSCRVTDAMSARRSRITPEREAELHEAVLDLLREVGYEALTMDAVAARTKSSKATLYRQWGSKPELVAKALRCAQPVSLREIDTGTLRGDFALMVAHSDDVQMAKDTALMRGLAHAVHESPELHRALRDLLVDPEINGLQAMLRRAVERGEVSPDCPALDFVPHMLIGAFIALPLIEDRSVDRAFLTEFIDAVVFPALGV; from the coding sequence ATGAAGGGAAGCTGCCGGGTCACCGACGCGATGTCGGCGCGGCGCAGCCGGATCACCCCCGAGCGGGAGGCCGAACTCCACGAGGCGGTCCTCGACCTCCTGCGCGAGGTCGGCTACGAGGCGCTGACCATGGACGCGGTCGCCGCCCGTACGAAGTCCAGCAAGGCCACCCTCTACCGCCAGTGGGGGAGCAAGCCGGAACTGGTCGCGAAGGCCCTTCGGTGTGCCCAGCCGGTCTCCCTGCGGGAGATCGACACGGGCACCCTGCGCGGGGACTTCGCCCTCATGGTCGCGCACTCCGACGACGTGCAGATGGCCAAGGACACCGCCCTGATGCGGGGTCTGGCCCACGCCGTCCACGAGAGCCCGGAGCTGCACCGGGCGCTGCGCGACCTGCTGGTCGACCCGGAGATCAACGGTCTCCAGGCCATGCTCCGGCGCGCGGTGGAGCGGGGCGAGGTCAGCCCGGACTGTCCGGCGCTGGACTTCGTGCCGCACATGCTGATCGGGGCGTTCATCGCACTGCCGCTGATCGAGGACCGGTCCGTCGACCGGGCGTTCCTCACCGAGTTCATCGACGCCGTGGTCTTCCCCGCCCTCGGCGTCTGA
- a CDS encoding MMPL family transporter, translated as MATFLYRLGRGAFRRRGLVALIWVALLVAAGFGAATAAAPTSGSFSIPGTEAQKAFDLLDKKFPGMSADGATARIVVKAPTGAKVTDQGPKAEVEKLISGLKQGEGAAQVATVDDPYRMQAVSQDGSTTYITVKYKVSGMELKDVTRDALKDSGHDAQKAGLQVEIGGDALMEAPETGSGEAVGILIAGIVLVITFGSLVAAGLPLLTALIGVGIGVSSITALANVLDLGSTTSTLAMMIGLAVGIDYALFIVSRYRVELAEGRERDEAAGRAAGTAGSAVVFAGLTVVIALVGLAVVNIPMLTKMGVAAAGTVVIAVLVALTLVPAILGFAGKRVLPAGKKSKLFGKGRPAGAEAKPNGGTRWARFVLRRPVVVLLAGVIGLGAIAVPASKLEMGLPDDGSKPVSTSQRKAYDMLSEGFGPGFNGPLMVVVDGDKALADKTVDRIKGLEGVVAVTPPHQNEAKDAAVISVIPKERPSSTQTEDLVHKIREGNGNDVFVTGATAMNIDFSQKMNDALLPYLALVVGLAFLLLMLVFRSVLVPLKAALGFLLSVVAALGAVVAVFQWGWLGSLFGVEQTGPIMSMMPIFMVGVVFGLAMDYEVFLVTRMREAYVHGERPGQAVVTGFQFSARVVVAAAVIMIAVFSGFLGASDAMVKMIGFGLAVAVLFDAFVVRMAIVPAVLALLGHRAWWLPRWLDRILPNVDVEGESLRKHLGESAPHAGSPEDPDKQRELVNA; from the coding sequence GTGGCCACCTTCCTCTACCGGCTCGGGCGCGGTGCCTTCAGGCGCCGCGGCCTCGTCGCCCTCATATGGGTGGCGCTGCTGGTCGCCGCCGGCTTCGGCGCGGCGACGGCCGCAGCGCCGACCTCCGGCTCGTTCTCGATCCCCGGCACCGAGGCCCAGAAGGCCTTCGACCTGCTGGACAAGAAGTTCCCGGGCATGTCCGCCGACGGCGCGACCGCCCGGATCGTCGTCAAGGCGCCGACCGGTGCCAAGGTCACCGACCAGGGCCCCAAGGCCGAGGTCGAGAAGCTGATCTCCGGCCTCAAGCAGGGCGAGGGCGCAGCCCAGGTCGCCACCGTCGACGACCCGTACCGGATGCAGGCGGTGAGCCAGGACGGCTCCACCACCTACATCACGGTGAAGTACAAGGTCAGCGGTATGGAGCTGAAGGACGTCACGCGTGACGCCCTGAAGGACTCCGGGCACGACGCGCAGAAGGCCGGCCTCCAGGTGGAGATCGGCGGCGACGCGCTGATGGAGGCCCCCGAGACGGGCTCCGGCGAGGCCGTCGGCATCCTGATCGCCGGCATCGTCCTGGTCATCACCTTCGGCTCGCTGGTCGCGGCCGGGCTGCCGCTGCTGACCGCGCTGATCGGCGTCGGGATCGGCGTGTCCTCGATCACCGCACTCGCCAACGTGCTGGACCTCGGCTCCACCACCTCCACCCTGGCGATGATGATCGGCCTGGCGGTCGGCATCGACTACGCGCTGTTCATCGTCTCCCGCTACCGCGTGGAGCTCGCCGAGGGCCGCGAGCGCGACGAGGCGGCGGGCCGCGCTGCCGGAACCGCTGGTTCCGCGGTGGTCTTCGCCGGTCTGACCGTGGTCATCGCCCTGGTGGGCCTGGCCGTCGTCAACATCCCGATGCTGACCAAGATGGGTGTCGCGGCCGCCGGCACGGTGGTCATCGCGGTGCTCGTCGCCCTGACGCTGGTCCCGGCGATCCTCGGCTTCGCGGGCAAGAGGGTGCTGCCCGCCGGCAAGAAGAGCAAGCTCTTCGGCAAGGGCCGCCCGGCCGGCGCGGAGGCCAAGCCGAACGGCGGCACCCGCTGGGCCCGCTTCGTGCTGCGCCGCCCGGTCGTGGTGCTGCTGGCCGGTGTGATCGGCCTCGGCGCCATCGCGGTGCCGGCGAGCAAGCTGGAGATGGGCCTGCCGGACGACGGCTCCAAGCCGGTCTCCACCAGCCAGCGCAAGGCGTACGACATGCTGTCCGAGGGCTTCGGCCCGGGCTTCAACGGTCCGCTGATGGTGGTCGTGGACGGTGACAAGGCGCTCGCCGACAAGACCGTCGACCGGATCAAGGGGCTGGAGGGCGTGGTCGCGGTGACCCCGCCGCACCAGAACGAGGCCAAGGACGCCGCGGTCATCAGCGTGATCCCGAAGGAGCGTCCGTCCTCGACCCAGACCGAGGACCTGGTCCACAAGATCCGTGAGGGCAACGGGAACGACGTGTTCGTCACCGGTGCGACCGCGATGAACATCGACTTCTCGCAGAAGATGAACGACGCGCTCCTGCCCTACCTGGCGCTGGTGGTCGGCCTGGCGTTCCTGCTGCTGATGCTGGTGTTCCGCTCGGTCCTGGTGCCGCTCAAGGCGGCCCTCGGCTTCCTGCTGTCGGTCGTCGCGGCCCTCGGCGCGGTCGTCGCGGTCTTCCAGTGGGGCTGGCTCGGATCCCTCTTCGGGGTGGAGCAGACCGGTCCGATCATGTCGATGATGCCGATCTTCATGGTGGGTGTCGTGTTCGGCCTGGCGATGGACTACGAGGTCTTCCTCGTCACCCGGATGAGGGAGGCGTACGTCCACGGCGAGCGTCCGGGGCAGGCCGTCGTGACGGGCTTCCAGTTCAGCGCCCGCGTGGTCGTCGCCGCCGCCGTCATCATGATCGCCGTCTTCTCCGGCTTCCTGGGCGCCAGCGACGCGATGGTCAAGATGATCGGCTTCGGCCTGGCCGTCGCCGTGCTGTTCGACGCCTTCGTGGTGCGCATGGCGATCGTGCCGGCGGTGCTGGCGCTGCTCGGCCACAGGGCCTGGTGGCTGCCGCGCTGGCTGGACCGGATCCTGCCCAACGTGGACGTGGAGGGCGAGAGCCTGCGCAAGCACCTCGGGGAGAGCGCGCCGCACGCCGGGTCCCCGGAGGACCCCGACAAGCAGCGCGAGCTGGTCAACGCCTGA
- a CDS encoding SDR family oxidoreductase, with the protein MSARRSLEGQVAVVTGAARGVGELLARKLSARGAKVALVGLEPEALKEVSERLHTDSDHWYADVTDHEAMARVAQEVKQRFGKVDIVVANAGVASGGPFADSDPEAWRRVIEVNLIGGAVTARAFLPVLMESRGYFLQIASLAAITPAPMMTAYCASKSGVEAFAHCLRAEVGYKGVKVGVGYLSWTDTDMVRGADQHDVMRELRGRLPWPANRTYPLGPAVDRIVAGIERRSAHVYAQWWLRGMQGVRGYLPAVIAAGGQREMKRFEPRLAGVPKGLVGAGGAADEQERAQGRRR; encoded by the coding sequence GTGAGTGCTCGCAGGAGTCTGGAAGGCCAGGTCGCCGTCGTCACCGGCGCCGCCCGTGGGGTCGGCGAGCTGCTCGCCCGCAAGCTGTCGGCACGCGGCGCGAAGGTCGCACTGGTCGGCCTGGAGCCGGAGGCGCTCAAGGAGGTCTCCGAGCGGCTGCACACCGACAGCGACCACTGGTACGCCGACGTCACCGACCACGAGGCGATGGCCCGGGTCGCGCAGGAGGTCAAGCAGCGCTTCGGCAAGGTGGACATCGTCGTCGCCAACGCGGGCGTCGCCTCCGGCGGCCCGTTCGCCGACTCCGACCCGGAGGCCTGGCGGCGGGTGATCGAGGTCAACCTGATCGGCGGCGCCGTCACCGCCCGCGCCTTCCTGCCCGTCCTCATGGAGAGCCGCGGCTACTTCCTCCAGATCGCCTCCCTCGCCGCGATCACCCCCGCGCCGATGATGACGGCGTACTGTGCCTCCAAGTCCGGGGTCGAGGCCTTCGCGCACTGCCTGCGCGCCGAGGTCGGCTACAAGGGGGTCAAGGTCGGCGTCGGTTACCTCTCCTGGACCGACACCGACATGGTCCGGGGCGCCGACCAGCACGACGTCATGCGCGAGCTGCGCGGGCGCCTGCCCTGGCCGGCGAACCGGACCTACCCGCTGGGCCCGGCCGTGGACCGGATCGTCGCGGGCATCGAACGGCGCTCGGCGCACGTGTACGCGCAGTGGTGGCTGCGCGGGATGCAGGGCGTTCGGGGCTACCTGCCGGCGGTCATCGCGGCCGGCGGGCAGCGTGAGATGAAGCGGTTCGAACCCCGCCTGGCCGGAGTTCCCAAGGGGCTGGTGGGCGCGGGTGGAGCCGCCGACGAGCAGGAGCGCGCCCAGGGCCGCCGCCGCTGA
- a CDS encoding energy-coupling factor ABC transporter permease — MHVPDGFIDAPVSVAAGVAATAAVAVSLRGARRELDERTAPLAGLVAAFIFAVQMLNFPVAAGTSGHLLGGALAAILVGPCTGVLCVSVVLLMQGILFADGGLTALGVNILNMAVVTVLVSYAVFRLLLKVLPSGRRSVTVAAFAGALLSVPGAAVMFTLLYALGGTTDVPIGKVFTAMAGVHVLIGIGEALITAATVGAVIAVRPDLVHGARGLATPLKLRVGGELVDAPAAAPAAVPAAARSTRKLWLTGLATALVLAGFVSFYASSSPDGLEKVAADKGIDAKARAHAAADSPLADYSVKDVDDARLSGGLAGVIGVGATVAVGSGIFWAVRRRRAQDLTATSTAAPSAS; from the coding sequence ATGCACGTGCCCGACGGATTCATCGACGCACCCGTCTCAGTGGCCGCAGGAGTGGCGGCCACCGCCGCTGTCGCGGTCAGCCTGCGCGGCGCCCGCCGCGAGCTCGACGAACGCACCGCCCCGCTGGCCGGCCTCGTCGCCGCCTTCATCTTCGCCGTGCAGATGCTGAACTTCCCCGTCGCCGCCGGCACCAGCGGCCACCTCCTCGGCGGCGCGCTCGCGGCGATACTCGTCGGCCCCTGCACCGGCGTGCTCTGCGTGTCCGTCGTCCTGCTGATGCAGGGCATCCTCTTCGCCGACGGCGGCCTGACCGCGCTCGGCGTCAACATCCTGAACATGGCCGTGGTGACCGTCCTCGTCTCCTACGCCGTCTTCCGCCTCCTGCTCAAGGTCCTGCCGTCCGGCCGGCGCTCGGTCACCGTCGCCGCCTTCGCCGGAGCGCTGCTCTCGGTCCCGGGCGCGGCCGTCATGTTCACCCTCCTCTACGCGCTCGGCGGCACCACGGACGTCCCGATCGGCAAGGTCTTCACCGCCATGGCCGGCGTCCACGTCCTCATCGGCATCGGAGAAGCGCTGATCACCGCCGCCACCGTCGGCGCCGTGATCGCCGTACGGCCCGACCTGGTGCACGGCGCGCGCGGACTGGCCACCCCGCTGAAGCTGCGCGTCGGCGGCGAGCTCGTCGACGCGCCCGCCGCGGCCCCGGCCGCCGTCCCGGCCGCCGCCCGCTCCACCCGAAAGCTCTGGCTGACCGGACTGGCCACCGCCCTCGTGCTCGCCGGATTCGTCTCCTTCTACGCCTCCAGCAGCCCGGACGGCCTCGAGAAGGTCGCCGCCGACAAGGGCATCGACGCCAAGGCCCGCGCACACGCCGCCGCCGACTCCCCGCTCGCCGACTACAGCGTCAAGGACGTCGACGACGCCCGCCTGTCCGGAGGCCTCGCCGGCGTCATCGGCGTCGGCGCGACCGTCGCCGTCGGCAGCGGGATCTTCTGGGCCGTACGCCGGCGCCGCGCCCAGGACCTGACCGCGACCTCGACGGCCGCCCCGTCGGCGAGCTGA
- a CDS encoding S41 family peptidase produces the protein MSHDVAYLRFPHLHDELLCFATEDDLWVAPLVPEGHTPGRAWRITVDRTRVGHPRFSPDGRHIAFTTWRSLDPEIHLAPVDGGPARRLSYWGSTDTRVCGWDPDGNVLAVSSHGQPFSYYSWAYKLPTDGSPGGRLPWGPVSDIQVTDVDGEHRTLLLTGKPPHEPAAWKRYRGGATGRLWLHGVRLLEDIEGHIDAPMFVGGRIAFLSDHEGIGNLYSCLPDGTGLRRHTDHDEFYARHASSDGSRVVYQCAGDLWLVDSLDEAASPRKLDVRLGGPRAGRRTYQVPAASNVDSLSVDTTGRASAVVIRGSLYWLTHRDGPARTIADTPGVRVRLPEMLGGGGQVAYVTDAEGEDAIEIAYLPRATGEREPRRLASGELGRVTELLSDPAGERLAIASNDGRLLLLDATEESNGEVTELIRSINGPVTDLAFSPDGCWLTWSHPGIGRSLRQIKMAKISGPGARVVVDVTNGRFEDENPVFTRDGRYLAFLSWRGFDPVYDVHTGDLSFPLGCRPYLVPLSSATPSPFAFSPDGRPAAGGLDPVEGEPGEGDGTVTVEVEGLESRVTPFPVAASKYSALHPVHGGGLVWLRWPISGALGETFANPADTSGKPTLEHFDMTKARKTELASGLDWFAVSGDGTRLVVNDDGDLRAVPATESGDGDSTVYLDLRRILHEVDPAAEWRQAYEEAGRLIRAYFWEPNMCGIDWDAVLRQYRPLVERVASPDEFADLLREVLGELGTSHAYVSPARRNEGPPHYQRAIGLLGANLVRREEGWVVARILPGESSDSKARSPLAGTGIRDGAVLTHVDGRPVDPVAGPYPLLAAAGGTTVELTFTPAEGEGRSRRVAVVPLVDERPLRYQDWVSKRRAVVREVSGGRCGYLHIPDMGGSGWAQFNRDLRMEMSRPALIVDVRGNAGGHISELVVEKLTRSILGWDLTRDAQPVSYASNAPRGPIVALADEATSSDGDMITAAFKLLGLGPVVGQRTWGGVVGMTGRHTLGDGTVITVPMNAAWFPEYGWSVENHGVEPDLEIMRTPLDWAEGRHAQLDDAVYLALELLEQDPAAIPPGYTDVPDGRRPKLPPRP, from the coding sequence GTGAGTCACGACGTCGCGTACCTCCGCTTCCCGCACCTGCACGACGAACTGCTGTGCTTCGCCACCGAGGACGATCTGTGGGTCGCCCCCCTGGTCCCGGAGGGCCACACCCCGGGCCGGGCCTGGCGGATCACCGTCGACCGCACCCGGGTCGGCCACCCCCGCTTCTCCCCCGACGGACGGCACATCGCCTTCACCACCTGGCGCAGCCTCGACCCCGAGATCCACCTCGCCCCCGTGGACGGCGGCCCGGCCCGCCGGCTCAGCTACTGGGGCTCCACCGACACCCGCGTCTGCGGCTGGGACCCCGACGGCAACGTCCTCGCGGTCTCCTCCCACGGGCAGCCGTTCTCGTACTACTCCTGGGCCTACAAGCTGCCCACCGACGGCAGCCCCGGCGGCCGCCTGCCCTGGGGCCCGGTCTCCGACATCCAGGTCACCGACGTCGACGGCGAGCACCGCACCCTGCTGCTGACCGGCAAACCCCCGCACGAACCCGCCGCCTGGAAGCGCTACCGCGGCGGCGCCACCGGCCGGCTCTGGCTGCACGGCGTGCGCCTGCTGGAGGACATCGAGGGCCACATCGACGCACCCATGTTCGTCGGCGGCCGCATCGCCTTCCTCTCCGACCACGAGGGCATCGGCAACCTCTACTCCTGCCTGCCCGACGGCACCGGCCTGCGCCGCCACACCGACCACGACGAGTTCTACGCCCGCCACGCCTCCAGCGACGGCTCCCGCGTCGTCTACCAGTGCGCAGGCGACCTGTGGCTGGTCGACTCCCTCGACGAGGCCGCCTCCCCGCGCAAGCTCGACGTCCGGCTCGGCGGCCCGCGCGCGGGACGGCGTACGTACCAGGTGCCGGCCGCCAGCAACGTCGACTCGCTGTCGGTGGACACCACCGGCCGGGCCAGCGCCGTCGTCATCCGCGGCAGCCTGTACTGGCTCACCCACCGCGACGGGCCCGCCCGCACCATCGCCGACACCCCGGGCGTACGCGTCCGCCTCCCGGAGATGCTCGGCGGCGGCGGCCAGGTCGCGTACGTCACCGACGCCGAGGGCGAGGACGCCATCGAGATCGCCTACCTCCCCCGCGCCACCGGGGAGCGCGAGCCGCGCCGGCTCGCCTCGGGCGAGCTGGGCCGCGTCACCGAACTGCTGTCCGACCCGGCGGGCGAGCGGCTCGCCATCGCCTCCAACGACGGACGACTGCTGCTCCTCGACGCGACGGAGGAGTCCAACGGGGAGGTCACCGAGCTGATCCGGTCCATCAACGGGCCCGTCACCGACCTCGCCTTCTCCCCCGACGGCTGCTGGCTGACCTGGTCGCACCCCGGCATCGGGCGCTCGCTGCGGCAGATCAAGATGGCGAAGATCTCCGGGCCGGGCGCGCGCGTCGTCGTCGACGTCACCAACGGCCGCTTCGAGGACGAGAACCCGGTCTTCACCCGGGACGGCCGCTACCTCGCGTTCCTGTCCTGGCGCGGCTTCGACCCGGTGTACGACGTCCACACCGGCGACCTGTCGTTCCCGCTGGGCTGCCGCCCGTACCTGGTGCCGCTGTCCTCCGCCACCCCCTCGCCGTTCGCCTTCTCCCCCGACGGCCGCCCGGCGGCGGGCGGGCTCGACCCCGTCGAGGGGGAGCCCGGCGAGGGCGACGGGACGGTGACCGTGGAGGTGGAGGGACTGGAGAGCCGGGTCACGCCGTTCCCCGTGGCCGCCTCGAAGTACTCGGCCCTGCATCCCGTGCACGGCGGCGGGCTGGTGTGGCTGCGCTGGCCCATCTCGGGCGCGCTCGGCGAGACCTTCGCCAACCCGGCCGACACCAGCGGCAAGCCGACGCTGGAGCACTTTGACATGACCAAGGCCCGCAAGACCGAACTGGCCTCCGGGCTGGACTGGTTCGCGGTCAGCGGCGACGGCACCCGGCTGGTCGTCAACGACGACGGTGACCTTCGCGCCGTGCCGGCCACCGAATCGGGTGACGGCGACTCCACCGTCTACCTCGACCTGCGGCGCATCCTGCACGAGGTGGACCCGGCCGCCGAGTGGCGCCAGGCGTACGAGGAGGCCGGCCGGCTCATCCGCGCGTACTTCTGGGAACCGAACATGTGCGGCATCGACTGGGACGCGGTGCTGCGCCAGTACCGGCCCCTGGTCGAACGGGTCGCCTCCCCCGACGAGTTCGCCGACCTGCTGCGCGAGGTGCTCGGCGAACTCGGCACCTCGCACGCGTACGTCTCACCCGCCCGCCGCAACGAGGGCCCGCCGCACTACCAGCGGGCCATCGGCCTGCTCGGCGCCAACCTGGTACGCCGGGAGGAGGGCTGGGTGGTCGCGCGGATCCTGCCCGGCGAGTCCTCCGACTCCAAGGCCCGCTCCCCGCTCGCCGGCACGGGGATCCGCGACGGCGCGGTGCTCACCCACGTCGACGGCCGGCCCGTGGACCCGGTCGCGGGCCCCTACCCGCTGCTCGCGGCGGCCGGGGGCACGACGGTGGAGCTGACGTTCACCCCGGCGGAGGGCGAGGGCCGCTCACGGCGCGTGGCGGTCGTGCCGCTCGTCGACGAACGGCCGCTGCGCTACCAGGACTGGGTGTCCAAGCGCCGGGCCGTGGTCCGCGAGGTCAGCGGCGGCCGCTGCGGCTACCTGCACATCCCCGACATGGGCGGCTCGGGCTGGGCGCAGTTCAACCGCGACCTGCGCATGGAGATGTCCCGGCCCGCCCTGATCGTCGACGTGCGCGGCAACGCCGGCGGGCACATCAGTGAACTCGTCGTCGAAAAACTCACCCGATCGATTCTGGGCTGGGACCTGACGCGCGACGCCCAACCGGTGAGTTACGCCTCCAACGCGCCGCGCGGACCGATCGTGGCGCTGGCCGACGAGGCGACCTCCTCCGACGGGGACATGATCACCGCCGCGTTCAAACTGCTCGGCCTGGGCCCGGTCGTCGGCCAGCGCACCTGGGGCGGTGTGGTCGGCATGACCGGCCGTCACACCCTCGGCGACGGCACGGTCATCACCGTGCCGATGAACGCCGCATGGTTCCCGGAGTACGGGTGGTCGGTGGAGAACCACGGCGTGGAGCCGGACCTGGAGATCATGCGCACCCCCCTCGACTGGGCGGAGGGCCGGCACGCTCAGCTGGACGACGCCGTCTACCTGGCACTGGAGTTGCTGGAGCAGGACCCGGCCGCGATCCCGCCCGGCTACACCGACGTCCCGGACGGACGCAGGCCGAAGCTGCCGCCGCGACCGTAG
- a CDS encoding alpha/beta fold hydrolase, which yields MSRPPYVTGGRYAPPAAGRELTAVSADGSRLHVEVHGPDGAPAVVLSHGWTCSTAFWAAQIRELARDHRVIAYDQRGHGRSPAAAAYSTTALADDLVAVFEATLVPGERAVVAGHSMGGMTVMAAAGRPRFAEHAAAVLLCSTGSSRLIAEATVLPLGPGRARTRITRALLGSPAPLGPVTPATRAVLKYATMGPGSAPERVEACARIVHACPAGVRRGWSRVLAGLDLDDGVARLTVPTAVVVGRDDRLTPVVHARGLAAALPHCVGLTELTGMGHMTPIEAPEAVSSALRELTSRYLSASAATPTTTTEKEKTP from the coding sequence GTGAGCCGGCCGCCGTACGTGACCGGCGGGCGGTACGCGCCGCCCGCCGCCGGCCGTGAACTGACCGCCGTCTCGGCCGACGGGTCCCGGCTGCACGTCGAGGTGCACGGACCCGACGGCGCGCCGGCCGTCGTCCTCTCCCACGGCTGGACCTGCTCCACGGCCTTCTGGGCGGCGCAGATACGGGAGCTGGCCCGCGACCACCGGGTCATCGCTTACGACCAGCGCGGCCACGGCCGCAGCCCGGCCGCAGCCGCGTACAGCACCACCGCCCTGGCCGACGACCTGGTCGCCGTATTCGAGGCCACCCTCGTCCCGGGCGAGCGAGCCGTCGTCGCCGGGCACTCCATGGGCGGCATGACCGTGATGGCCGCCGCCGGCCGGCCACGGTTCGCCGAGCACGCCGCGGCCGTCCTGCTGTGCAGCACCGGCAGCTCGCGGCTGATCGCGGAGGCGACCGTGCTGCCGCTCGGGCCCGGGCGTGCGCGGACCCGCATCACGCGGGCGCTGCTGGGCTCGCCCGCCCCGCTCGGGCCCGTCACCCCCGCCACCCGGGCGGTGCTCAAGTACGCGACCATGGGCCCCGGCTCCGCACCCGAACGGGTGGAAGCCTGCGCCCGGATCGTGCACGCCTGCCCCGCCGGAGTGCGCCGCGGCTGGTCGCGGGTACTGGCCGGGCTCGACCTGGACGACGGGGTGGCGCGGCTGACCGTGCCCACCGCCGTCGTCGTGGGCCGCGACGACCGGCTGACCCCCGTCGTGCACGCTCGCGGGCTCGCGGCCGCGCTTCCGCACTGCGTGGGACTGACCGAGCTCACCGGAATGGGGCATATGACCCCCATTGAGGCACCCGAAGCGGTGAGTTCCGCCCTGCGCGAGTTGACGTCCCGGTACCTGAGCGCGTCGGCGGCGACCCCCACGACCACGACCGAGAAGGAGAAGACGCCGTGA
- a CDS encoding SsgA family sporulation/cell division regulator: MSATAENPPATAAAVEERVSARVISDDPLYRAIPVALRFTPAEPLAVRIVFPAELSPEGTDNEWAFPRALLEAGLHAPTGTGDVRVWPCGRVQAVVEFHSPEGVAVIQFDSAVLRRFLRRTYSASTAGGARPGDAGARTAATRSP; the protein is encoded by the coding sequence ATGTCAGCCACCGCCGAGAATCCACCAGCCACCGCCGCTGCCGTCGAGGAGCGCGTCAGCGCCCGCGTGATCAGCGACGACCCCCTCTACCGCGCGATCCCGGTCGCCTTGCGGTTCACCCCCGCCGAACCCCTGGCCGTCCGGATCGTCTTCCCCGCCGAGCTGTCCCCCGAGGGCACCGACAACGAGTGGGCCTTCCCCCGCGCCCTGCTGGAGGCCGGGCTGCACGCGCCGACCGGGACCGGGGACGTACGCGTATGGCCCTGCGGCCGGGTCCAGGCGGTGGTCGAGTTCCACTCCCCCGAGGGTGTCGCCGTCATCCAGTTCGACAGCGCCGTGCTGCGCCGCTTCCTGCGCCGCACGTACTCCGCCTCCACCGCCGGCGGCGCGAGACCCGGCGACGCCGGTGCGCGCACCGCGGCCACCCGTTCGCCGTAG